Genomic segment of Candidatus Methylomirabilota bacterium:
GGACGTCTCGCTCTGGAGGAACGTGCCGCCCACCCTGTTCGTGCGCGACGAGGTGCCGCCGGAGTCCGAGTACGGGAAGCTCCCGTTCCCCGTCTTCTTGAAGGCCGACCGCTGCCACTCGCGCGGAAGCGCCGACGGCGACATCGTGCGAACGCTCAGCGCCGTCGAGGCGCGTCGCCGGACCGCCGATCTGCTTCAGGACTACGACCGCGTGCTGGTGCAGGGATTCGTGCCCGGCACCAAGCCCGGTGAGTATCTCCTCCTGTGGGACGGGCAGGTGAGAGCCCATTTCGCGAACCTCATGAATCACCAGTCTCCCCACCAGGGTGGCTTCGGCTCTCTGCGCACGAGCTGGCACCATCGTGAGCTGGCCCGCGATGCCGAGGACAAGCTGCGCGCGATGCAGTGGCAGGGTGCGGCGATGGTCGAGTACCGGTGGGATCCGGCCACCGACCGCTTCTGGTGCATCGAGCTGAACGCTCGCTTCTGGGGCTCACTTCATCATGCCCTCTACGCGGGCGTCGATTTTCCTCGGCTCCTGGTCGATGGCTTCCTGGGTCGACCGCCGGAGCCGGCCGTGTCCTATCGCGACGGCCTGCGATGCCGCCTGCTCGTACCGGCCGAGGTCGGCTACGTGCAGTCGCGTCTGCGCGATCCCGAGGTCGGTTTCGGCGCCCGCCTCTGGACGGTCATCGAGTTCTTCCTGCTCTGCTTCAACCCCCGGATCCGCTCGGACCTGCACTTTCCGGGCGATCGGATGCTCTTCTGGCGGGCGGTCGGCCAGTTCTCCCGCGCGTTCCTCCGCCGCCCGCGACGCTAGCCGACTCCATCACCAACTCGCACCATGTTCCGCAGCGGCCGGGCCCATCTCGACTCCCTGGACGGAGTTCGCGGCGTGGCGGTCCTGACGGTCATGCTCTACCACGCCCGAATCGCCAGCTTCCGGGGCGGGTTCCTCGGCGTCGATATCTTCTTCGTCCTGAGCGGATTCTTGATCACCGGTCTCCTCTTGCAGGAGTGGGAGCAGGCCGGCTCGGTCGACCTCAAGCGATTCTATCTGCGCAGAGCGCTCCGGCTGCTCCCCGCCCTGCTGGCCTTGCTCGTCCTGGCCCTGGCATTCCCGCGGGTGTTCACCCCGCGCCTCGAGGACGGCGAATCTCCTCGGGTCTGGCTCGCGGCACTCGCCTCTGTCTCGTACGCGTCCAACTGGGTGCGGGCTTTCGACCTGACCGACATGAGCTTTCTGCAGCACACCTGGTCGCTGGGGATCGAGGAGCAGTTCTACACCCTCTGGCCCCTCGGCCTGTTGCTCGTGCTGAGAGCGCGCCACCGCCGTCTCGCGTGCATCACCGTCGTCTGCGCCGGGATCGTCGGCTCCGCTGCCCTGCGGGCGGCCCGATGGCAGGGGCGAGCCTCCTTGTTGAGGGACTACTACAGCCTCGAGACCCGTCTCGATTCGCTGCTGATCGGCTGTCTGCTCGCGCTACTGCTGTCGTGGGGGTTGATCCCACGGACGGGCCGCTGGATCACCGCGATCCGCGCGGCCGCGATCGCGTCGGTCGTCGCCCTGGCGCTCATGATCAACCGCGCCGAATACGCGGGCCCAGCCACCTATCACTGGCTGCTGTTCGTGGCCGCGCTCTGCGTCGGCATCGTTCTCCTCCACCTCGTTCATTCCCCTTCTCGCGTGGTGGAGGCCGTCCTGACCGTGCCCGGCCTGGTGTGGCTCGGGCGCATCTCCTACGGGGTCTATCTCTGGCATAGCCCCATCCAGACCGGTGTCCTCGGGGAGGCGCGCATGCTCAGACTCGGCTTCACCGGCCCTTTGAGAATCGCGATCCCGTTCGTGGTCACGATCGCAGTGGCCGCGCTCTCCTTCTACCTGCTCGAGCGTCCGATCCTTCGAGCGAATGCCAGGCGGAGAGAGCGGATAGCCGCCGCGCAAACGTTGCGCCGAACCACAGCGCAGTAACGTGCTGATTCTTGGCTTCTTTCGAGTAGCCCCGCACGGCCCGGCACCTCGCCACTCGCTCGCCCGCGCAGATTTCATGGGATGGGGAACCGCGTTGCCCAGTTAGTGTAGTAGAGTTCTCGCTCGCCTGATCGATTCCTGCCAGTTAAATCAGTAAGTTACCGTCGAAGCCCAGCTACTTCCGTGGCACCTGGCTTGCTTGGTAGGTTCGCCAGTCGCTAACCGAGAGCTCGTGCATCCGACACCAGACTTGACTGAAGGGGACCGAGCATGAAGGTCGTGATACTCGCGGGTGGACTCGGGACACGCCTGTCCGAGGAGACGGCGCTCCGTCCGAAGCCCATGGTCGAGATCGGCGGGCAACCGATCCTCTGGCACATCATGAAACACTACGCGCATCACGGCTTCAGCGAGTTCATCTGCGCCCTCGGCTACAAGGGCGAGTTCATCAAGCGCTACTTCCTCGACTACCAGATGCTGAGCGGCGGCATCACCATCGATTTCTCGAGCGGGGAGATCCAGCAACACAGCAAGGAGATCGAGGACTGGACGGTTCACCTGGTGGATACCGGCCAGCAGACCCTCACCGGCGGCCGGCTCAAGCGGCTGGAGCCGTGGCTGAAGGACGAGCCGTTCATGCTGACCTACGGTGACGGAGTGAGCGACGTCGACCTGGGCCAGCTCCTCGACTTTCACCGCGCCCGGGGCCGCATCGCTACGATCACTGCGGTGCGTCCGCCCGCCCGATTCGGCGGCCTGAGCTTCGACGGCGACCTGGTCCGCGAGTTCAAAGAGAAGCCGCAGATCGGCGAGGGCTGGATCAACGGCGGCTTCATGGTGTTCGAGCCCGGGGTGTTCGCCTACCTGGGCGGCGACGACGGCCACCTCGAGGTCGAGGCGCTCGAGCGCCTGGCCGCGGATGGACAGCTCGCGGCCTATCGACACGAACGCTTCTGGCAATGCATGGACACGCTGCGTGACGTCCGGACCCTCGAGAGCCTGTGGCACACGGGCAACGCGCCCTGGACGACCTGGATGCATCGGGCGCCCGCGCCGAGCCCCGATCGATGACTCCACTCGAAATCACCCCAGATAGGAGAAGCAGCATGCGTGTCGTCGTCACCGGCCACAATGGCTACATCGGATCCGTGATGGTCTCTCTGCTCCGCGCGGCGGGGCACGAGGTGGCCGGCCTGGATACGTTCTACTTCGAGGACTGCGTGCTCGGCGAAGAAACCGCGAGCCTCCCGGTCATCCGGCGCGACATCCGCGACGTGACGGTCGAGGACCTGATCGGCTTCGACGCGGTGGTGCACCTGGCCGCGCTCTGCAACGATCCCCTCGGTGATCTCAACGCGGACTGGACGTTCGACATCAATCACCGGGCCTCGGTCCATCTGGCGCGCGTGGCGAAGGACGCGGGGATCCAGCGCTTCCTCTACGCCTCGTCGTGCAGCATGTACGGCGCAGCCGGTGGCGATGACATCCTCACCGAGGAGGCGCCGTTGCGGCCGATCACCCCGTACGCGGTCTCCAAGGTCCGCACCGAGGAAGACGTGTCGAAGCTCGCCGACGGAAGCTTCAGCCCGATCTTCATGCGTAACGCGACGGCCTACGGGCTTTCGCCCCGCCTGCGCGCCGACGTGGTGCTCAACAACCTGGTCTGCTGGGCCCACACCACCGGGCGAATCCGGATCATGAGCGACGGCACGCCGTGGCGACCGATCGTCCACATCCAGGACATCTCCCGGGCGTTCGCGGTGGCCCTGGTCGCGCCCCGATCCGCCATCCACAACGAAGCCTTCAACGTCGGCTCCAACGAGGAGAACTACCAGGTGTCCGAGCTGGCCGAGATCGT
This window contains:
- a CDS encoding acyltransferase — protein: MFRSGRAHLDSLDGVRGVAVLTVMLYHARIASFRGGFLGVDIFFVLSGFLITGLLLQEWEQAGSVDLKRFYLRRALRLLPALLALLVLALAFPRVFTPRLEDGESPRVWLAALASVSYASNWVRAFDLTDMSFLQHTWSLGIEEQFYTLWPLGLLLVLRARHRRLACITVVCAGIVGSAALRAARWQGRASLLRDYYSLETRLDSLLIGCLLALLLSWGLIPRTGRWITAIRAAAIASVVALALMINRAEYAGPATYHWLLFVAALCVGIVLLHLVHSPSRVVEAVLTVPGLVWLGRISYGVYLWHSPIQTGVLGEARMLRLGFTGPLRIAIPFVVTIAVAALSFYLLERPILRANARRRERIAAAQTLRRTTAQ
- a CDS encoding ATP-grasp domain-containing protein, with translation MTTAGGHARVGHEAGPAARSPAAPGWRRQWPVLVAEAQAVGSVGVIRSLGHAGYPVHAVSGSSDALGLRSRFAARSAVSPAYLSPGFLPWLRDYVRDFGIRVIVPSEGFLFAIRDAWDEFAHLMPIPADRQVVFRALSKYEFFERLAADVSLWRNVPPTLFVRDEVPPESEYGKLPFPVFLKADRCHSRGSADGDIVRTLSAVEARRRTADLLQDYDRVLVQGFVPGTKPGEYLLLWDGQVRAHFANLMNHQSPHQGGFGSLRTSWHHRELARDAEDKLRAMQWQGAAMVEYRWDPATDRFWCIELNARFWGSLHHALYAGVDFPRLLVDGFLGRPPEPAVSYRDGLRCRLLVPAEVGYVQSRLRDPEVGFGARLWTVIEFFLLCFNPRIRSDLHFPGDRMLFWRAVGQFSRAFLRRPRR
- the rfbF gene encoding glucose-1-phosphate cytidylyltransferase; this encodes MKVVILAGGLGTRLSEETALRPKPMVEIGGQPILWHIMKHYAHHGFSEFICALGYKGEFIKRYFLDYQMLSGGITIDFSSGEIQQHSKEIEDWTVHLVDTGQQTLTGGRLKRLEPWLKDEPFMLTYGDGVSDVDLGQLLDFHRARGRIATITAVRPPARFGGLSFDGDLVREFKEKPQIGEGWINGGFMVFEPGVFAYLGGDDGHLEVEALERLAADGQLAAYRHERFWQCMDTLRDVRTLESLWHTGNAPWTTWMHRAPAPSPDR
- a CDS encoding SDR family oxidoreductase, yielding MRVVVTGHNGYIGSVMVSLLRAAGHEVAGLDTFYFEDCVLGEETASLPVIRRDIRDVTVEDLIGFDAVVHLAALCNDPLGDLNADWTFDINHRASVHLARVAKDAGIQRFLYASSCSMYGAAGGDDILTEEAPLRPITPYAVSKVRTEEDVSKLADGSFSPIFMRNATAYGLSPRLRADVVLNNLVCWAHTTGRIRIMSDGTPWRPIVHIQDISRAFAVALVAPRSAIHNEAFNVGSNEENYQVSELAEIVRSTVPGCTVDYAAGGGPDPRSYRVDFGKLNRTLPDFKPQWNASFGAKELYSALQEVNLTLEDFQGRKYIRLTQFKHLLDNGRLDGTLRWVAEQEVARG